In Streptomyces sp. NBC_00433, a single genomic region encodes these proteins:
- a CDS encoding phage major capsid protein, with product MARNTLEAWIPEEYGSEVITRITQTSVVEAVSSRINMSSDTRHVARSAGMDVGVVDKGGAYGEDTSTNDEVILYAKKFGKALRIAEEDINDALPDVIASKMKDWAVSYAKVLDNSTLAVTAAVGTGVPFQSLYNLLHTTDSNVGYTADANITTAATAGAPTYDEFSAAIGLVEVGDYYDPATMLAIAHPAFRKSLRGIKDLQGEPIFIKGLAGTPDTIFGVNIRWSLGARTSAVATSTPTGRPIMAFVSTDLMQLGIRSGPESVFIDGRDGLSALTDESILKMRARRGWAYGHPAGASILVG from the coding sequence GTGGCTCGCAATACCCTTGAGGCCTGGATCCCGGAAGAGTACGGGTCCGAGGTCATCACCCGCATCACCCAGACATCCGTGGTCGAGGCCGTTTCCTCCCGCATCAACATGTCGTCCGACACCCGCCACGTCGCCCGCTCTGCGGGCATGGACGTCGGTGTCGTCGACAAGGGCGGCGCCTACGGTGAGGACACCTCCACCAACGACGAGGTCATCCTCTACGCCAAGAAGTTCGGCAAGGCCCTCCGCATCGCGGAGGAGGACATCAACGACGCCCTGCCCGACGTCATCGCCAGCAAGATGAAGGACTGGGCCGTCAGCTACGCCAAGGTCCTGGACAACTCGACCCTCGCCGTGACCGCGGCCGTCGGCACGGGTGTCCCGTTCCAGTCGCTGTACAACCTGCTGCACACCACCGACAGCAACGTCGGCTACACCGCGGACGCGAACATCACCACCGCTGCGACCGCCGGCGCCCCGACCTACGACGAGTTCTCTGCGGCGATCGGCCTGGTCGAGGTCGGCGACTACTACGACCCGGCGACGATGCTGGCCATCGCCCACCCGGCGTTCCGCAAGAGCCTGCGTGGCATCAAGGACCTGCAGGGCGAGCCGATCTTCATCAAGGGTCTGGCGGGAACCCCCGACACGATCTTCGGCGTGAACATCCGCTGGTCCCTGGGCGCGCGCACCTCGGCTGTCGCGACCAGCACCCCGACCGGCCGGCCGATCATGGCGTTCGTCTCGACGGACCTCATGCAGCTCGGTATCCGGTCCGGCCCGGAGTCGGTGTTCATCGACGGCCGCGACGGGCTCAGCGCCCTGACCGACGAGTCGATCCTCAAGATGCGCGCCCGCCGCGGATGGGCCTACGGCCACCCCGCCGGCGCGTCCATCCTCGTCGGCTGA
- a CDS encoding LuxR C-terminal-related transcriptional regulator: MSTTYASQLTARETQTLRLIARDMTVTDMATAMGVTRGSVRSYIHGIYTKWDTAERADMVRIGRRLGLITGACTTCGRP, translated from the coding sequence GTGAGCACCACCTACGCCTCGCAGCTCACCGCGCGGGAAACGCAGACGCTGCGGCTCATCGCCCGCGACATGACCGTCACCGACATGGCCACCGCCATGGGCGTCACCCGCGGCTCCGTCCGCTCCTACATCCACGGCATCTACACCAAATGGGACACCGCCGAACGGGCCGACATGGTCCGCATCGGCCGACGCCTCGGCCTCATCACCGGCGCCTGCACCACCTGCGGGCGCCCATGA
- a CDS encoding helix-turn-helix domain-containing protein produces the protein MTYLRGAARTVYGGALRARYEDGDTIRDLKAATGRSYGYLHRLLLEAGTTLRPRGRRGA, from the coding sequence GTGACGTACCTCCGCGGGGCCGCCCGCACCGTCTACGGCGGCGCACTCCGCGCCCGCTACGAAGACGGCGACACCATCCGCGACCTCAAAGCAGCCACCGGCCGCTCCTACGGCTACCTCCACCGGCTCCTGCTTGAGGCCGGCACCACGCTCCGGCCCCGCGGACGACGCGGCGCCTGA
- a CDS encoding ATP-binding protein: MQYVPPLNPRLHPNLDQLLANRGRTLDWLNSSEDPDSEPSIARRNLVHAAEVIPFHYRSALPAEPALRTWADAVADQARQHQVARGALMGHAHRGPSLLLLGPTGVGKTHSAYGAIRDLAITGVTAHWVVTTAADMYGALRPRHGVDSESEFRRYRDARLLLIDDLGADRKPTEFTEEVNFRLVNHRYEQHLPTLMTSNVGATDLAARLGDRVTSRLAEMCQRVVLKGHDRRRGQAGEAA; this comes from the coding sequence GTGCAGTACGTTCCGCCGCTGAACCCGCGGCTCCACCCCAACCTCGACCAGCTCCTCGCCAACCGGGGCCGCACCCTCGACTGGCTCAACAGCAGCGAGGACCCCGACAGCGAACCGTCCATCGCCCGCCGCAACCTCGTCCACGCCGCCGAGGTGATCCCGTTCCACTACCGGAGCGCCCTGCCCGCCGAGCCGGCGCTGCGCACCTGGGCCGACGCCGTTGCGGACCAGGCCCGGCAGCACCAAGTGGCCCGCGGCGCCCTCATGGGCCACGCCCACCGCGGCCCGTCGCTGCTGCTCCTCGGACCCACCGGCGTCGGCAAAACCCACAGCGCCTACGGGGCGATCCGGGACCTCGCCATCACCGGCGTCACCGCCCACTGGGTCGTCACCACCGCCGCGGACATGTACGGGGCGCTCCGCCCCCGGCACGGTGTCGACTCCGAGAGCGAGTTCCGCCGCTACCGCGACGCCCGCCTGCTCCTGATCGACGACCTGGGCGCGGACCGCAAGCCCACCGAGTTCACCGAGGAGGTCAACTTCCGCCTGGTCAACCACCGGTACGAGCAGCACCTCCCCACCCTGATGACGTCCAACGTCGGCGCCACCGACCTCGCCGCCCGGCTCGGCGACCGGGTCACCAGCCGCCTCGCGGAGATGTGCCAGCGCGTGGTGCTCAAGGGCCACGACCGCAGGCGCGGACAGGCAGGGGAAGCCGCGTGA
- a CDS encoding type II toxin-antitoxin system prevent-host-death family antitoxin, giving the protein MATTPTEHRAKIAEARNVLGEVISRARYAGEPTVLVNRGKEAAVIVSYDFYEQARHDRAKLDAVQAYLDELGTDATRGDVMNIRRVVFETLEIADRRAAENIARASD; this is encoded by the coding sequence ATGGCCACCACACCCACGGAGCACCGAGCGAAGATTGCCGAGGCGCGCAATGTCCTCGGCGAGGTGATCTCCCGTGCCCGCTACGCCGGCGAGCCCACGGTGCTGGTCAACCGCGGCAAGGAAGCGGCCGTGATCGTGTCCTACGACTTCTACGAGCAAGCCCGCCACGACCGGGCCAAGCTGGACGCGGTGCAGGCCTACCTCGACGAACTCGGAACCGATGCGACCCGAGGGGACGTCATGAACATCCGGCGCGTCGTCTTCGAGACCCTGGAGATCGCCGACCGTCGTGCCGCAGAGAACATCGCGCGCGCGTCCGACTGA
- a CDS encoding HNH endonuclease: MAVSKRLRYEVLRRDNHACRYCGATAPDVKLNVDHVIPTSLGGTDKPTNLVTACADCNSGKTSSMPNAMPVADVEQGTFRQAAAMKQEADQRRLVTFAHLYMTWLWAWQRTGQPITDLTDTYFTEETHKLLDCGASASADLTEAAFQAGSDNAVDIASYIGRVMCSSPSPMSAEDRRLVACVDAMNAWEAAWDLASDDGTPPGDVICRFIDEVGEVYDTGVNPLALVGAAAVAGRLMTTDLRQHLSALIATGGAN; the protein is encoded by the coding sequence ATGGCCGTCTCCAAGCGACTCCGCTACGAAGTGCTCAGGCGCGACAACCACGCCTGCCGCTACTGCGGCGCCACCGCGCCCGACGTGAAACTCAACGTCGACCACGTCATCCCCACGTCGCTCGGAGGCACCGACAAGCCCACCAATCTCGTCACCGCCTGCGCCGACTGCAACAGCGGCAAAACCAGCAGCATGCCCAACGCCATGCCGGTGGCAGACGTCGAGCAGGGGACGTTCCGGCAGGCCGCCGCCATGAAGCAGGAAGCGGACCAGCGACGCCTGGTGACCTTCGCGCACCTCTACATGACGTGGCTGTGGGCGTGGCAGCGGACCGGTCAGCCCATTACCGATCTGACGGACACCTACTTCACCGAGGAAACCCACAAACTGCTCGACTGCGGCGCCTCGGCGAGCGCTGATCTCACCGAGGCCGCTTTCCAGGCAGGCTCCGACAACGCCGTTGACATCGCTTCGTACATCGGGCGCGTCATGTGCTCCTCTCCCTCGCCGATGTCTGCCGAAGATCGCCGGCTCGTGGCCTGCGTCGATGCCATGAACGCCTGGGAAGCGGCGTGGGACCTCGCGAGCGACGACGGAACGCCGCCTGGCGACGTCATCTGCCGGTTCATCGACGAAGTCGGGGAGGTCTACGACACCGGAGTGAACCCCCTGGCGCTGGTGGGCGCAGCGGCGGTTGCAGGCAGATTGATGACCACCGATCTCCGCCAGCACCTGTCCGCACTGATCGCGACGGGCGGTGCCAACTGA
- a CDS encoding recombinase RecT, with protein MNQPTVSSEVARVDNGPGAMVEAYRSDLAMVMPSHVKPETFVRLAVGVLRRDKNLTLAAQNNPAALMGALMDAAQLGLTPGTEQYYLTPRKVKGRLEIQGIRGYQGEIELIYRAGAVSSVIVEVVRANDTFRYAPGRDERPIHDIDWDSDDRGDLRLVYAYAVMKDGATSKVVVLNRRDINRAKASSQGSDSQYSPWKNHEEAMWMKTAAHRLTKWVPTSAEYMREQLRAQAVVAAETGQPVAAPVQQAPVPSPVHDDQDEVVVGEFVDDDQPAADWPATAHVPQ; from the coding sequence ATGAACCAGCCCACCGTCAGCTCCGAAGTCGCCCGCGTCGACAACGGTCCCGGCGCCATGGTCGAGGCGTACCGCTCCGACCTCGCCATGGTCATGCCGTCGCACGTCAAGCCCGAGACGTTCGTCCGCCTCGCCGTCGGCGTCCTGCGCCGCGACAAGAACCTCACCCTCGCCGCACAGAACAACCCCGCCGCACTGATGGGCGCGTTGATGGACGCCGCGCAGTTGGGCCTCACTCCGGGTACCGAGCAGTACTACCTGACGCCGCGGAAGGTGAAGGGCCGCCTGGAGATCCAGGGCATCCGCGGCTACCAGGGCGAAATCGAACTGATCTACCGGGCCGGCGCCGTGTCCTCCGTGATCGTCGAGGTGGTCCGCGCCAACGACACGTTCCGCTACGCACCGGGCCGCGACGAGCGCCCCATCCACGACATCGACTGGGACTCCGACGACCGCGGTGACCTGCGCCTCGTCTACGCCTACGCCGTCATGAAGGACGGCGCCACCTCCAAGGTCGTCGTCCTCAACCGGCGCGACATCAACCGGGCCAAGGCCTCTTCGCAGGGCTCCGACTCGCAGTACTCCCCGTGGAAGAACCACGAGGAGGCGATGTGGATGAAGACCGCCGCCCACCGGCTCACCAAGTGGGTCCCGACCTCCGCCGAGTACATGCGCGAGCAGCTCCGCGCGCAGGCCGTCGTCGCCGCGGAGACCGGCCAGCCCGTGGCCGCCCCTGTGCAGCAGGCGCCCGTGCCCAGCCCCGTGCACGACGACCAGGACGAGGTGGTGGTCGGCGAGTTCGTCGACGACGACCAGCCGGCCGCCGACTGGCCCGCAACCGCGCACGTCCCGCAGTAG
- a CDS encoding phage portal protein, translating to MEVDARADLMCGIEELAESRHGYDKAAAYFDGTVQEVFSSVRLRRALAANDVDFRINFAKTPVTAVANRLKITAVTSPDDAQNKALADLWKANQLNIEAPDLHTKTCELGDGYLFVLPIQDDNDNVTGIEMYYNSPVTVRAIYREDRPREIDFVIKRWTERGCLRAEVLYDDHTERWTTERNSKGDQPRDWNPWPADDEDEESWTIPHSWDFPQNPAFHFRTARPYGTPEHYAAYGSQNAITKLTTTHMGNVDYTGAPQRYALTETKDTDTGDLDPGDWDDEDFPENANATGPTDQGDPSSLKSGPGELWLLRGFKAVGEFKPADPKAFLDPADWYIRALAHVTDTPAHLFDITGDAPSGESLRRKEAPLVDKVKERQKLFGATWTAAFTFALRLLGFDDPVVDVRWAPAATVDDLQGWQVVAAKIAAGVPVIQALMEAGYRQEQVEAWLSESDEAELGRRVQIIATFATAAQSLGTAVTLGALTEEQVTGILAGTVDAIELLGQPVEETA from the coding sequence TTGGAAGTGGATGCGCGCGCCGACCTCATGTGCGGGATCGAAGAACTCGCCGAGTCCCGCCACGGCTACGACAAGGCCGCCGCGTACTTCGACGGCACCGTGCAGGAGGTCTTCTCCAGCGTCCGTCTCCGCCGCGCCCTCGCCGCGAACGACGTCGACTTCCGCATCAACTTCGCGAAGACCCCCGTCACCGCCGTCGCGAACCGCCTGAAGATCACCGCGGTGACCAGTCCCGACGATGCGCAGAACAAAGCCCTCGCCGACCTGTGGAAAGCCAACCAACTCAACATCGAGGCGCCCGACCTCCACACCAAGACCTGCGAGTTGGGCGACGGCTACCTGTTCGTCCTCCCTATCCAGGACGACAACGACAACGTCACCGGCATCGAGATGTACTACAACTCGCCGGTCACGGTCCGGGCGATCTACCGCGAAGACCGGCCCCGCGAGATCGACTTCGTCATCAAACGCTGGACGGAACGCGGCTGCCTGCGGGCCGAGGTGCTGTACGACGACCACACCGAACGCTGGACGACTGAGCGCAACTCGAAGGGCGATCAGCCCCGCGACTGGAACCCGTGGCCGGCGGACGATGAGGACGAGGAGTCGTGGACGATCCCGCACTCCTGGGATTTCCCGCAAAACCCGGCGTTCCACTTCCGCACGGCACGCCCCTACGGCACCCCCGAGCACTACGCGGCCTACGGCTCCCAGAATGCGATCACGAAGCTGACGACGACCCACATGGGCAACGTCGACTACACGGGAGCCCCGCAGCGGTACGCACTGACCGAGACCAAGGACACCGACACCGGTGACCTTGACCCCGGCGACTGGGACGACGAGGACTTCCCCGAGAACGCCAACGCCACAGGGCCCACGGACCAGGGCGACCCCAGTTCCCTGAAGTCCGGGCCGGGTGAACTGTGGCTGCTCCGCGGATTCAAGGCTGTCGGGGAGTTCAAGCCGGCCGACCCGAAGGCGTTCCTCGACCCAGCCGACTGGTACATCCGCGCCCTGGCTCACGTGACGGACACCCCGGCGCACCTGTTCGACATCACCGGCGACGCTCCGTCGGGCGAGTCGCTGCGCCGCAAGGAAGCCCCACTGGTCGACAAGGTGAAGGAACGACAGAAGCTCTTCGGCGCCACCTGGACCGCCGCGTTCACCTTCGCCCTGCGCCTCCTCGGTTTCGACGACCCCGTCGTGGACGTGCGGTGGGCGCCGGCGGCAACGGTGGACGACTTGCAGGGCTGGCAGGTTGTGGCAGCGAAGATCGCCGCCGGTGTGCCGGTCATTCAGGCGCTGATGGAGGCGGGCTACCGGCAGGAGCAGGTCGAGGCGTGGCTGTCGGAGTCTGACGAGGCCGAACTCGGCCGCCGTGTTCAGATCATCGCGACGTTCGCGACGGCTGCGCAGAGCCTCGGTACCGCGGTAACCCTGGGCGCCCTCACCGAGGAGCAGGTCACGGGCATCCTGGCCGGGACAGTCGATGCCATCGAACTCCTCGGCCAGCCTGTCGAGGAGACAGCCTGA
- a CDS encoding DNA cytosine methyltransferase — protein sequence MIVDGFAGPGGWAEGLHLLGLAEVGLEWDMAACRTRMAAGHRATIRTDIAAYPTAPFVGRVKVKIDSPPCQAWSRAGKGLGLVDQPLVHQAVADLAVGRDTRAQLLAACKDPRSLLAAEPMRWHHDLRPETILMEEVPDVLPLWKQYAAILRSWGYSVWTGILNAADYGVPQTRRRAILIASRVRDVTAPTATHAQYPQGADLFGPGLLPWVSMAEALGWTPGLIVNTRGDRKTSGGNEFPADEPAQTLVKSTRSWVLRNGTQQNAAFRPLDEPAGTLFFGARCNDVSWVLRNGNQPNAATRRPNEPAPTMAFGNNSARVEWVQDRPATTVCATDRIAPPGHRDRSAGGESQFASPDTVRITAQEAAVLQTFPAGYPWQGTKTKQFEQIGNAVPPLLAAHIAAAGLGLDINQHLASRTPA from the coding sequence CTGATTGTCGACGGCTTCGCCGGCCCTGGCGGCTGGGCCGAAGGTCTGCACCTGCTCGGCCTGGCCGAAGTCGGCCTCGAATGGGACATGGCCGCCTGCCGGACCCGCATGGCAGCCGGGCATCGCGCCACCATCCGCACCGACATCGCCGCCTACCCGACCGCGCCGTTCGTCGGCCGCGTCAAGGTAAAGATCGACTCCCCGCCGTGCCAGGCATGGTCCCGCGCCGGCAAGGGCTTGGGTCTGGTCGACCAGCCGCTCGTCCATCAGGCCGTCGCCGACCTCGCAGTAGGCCGCGACACCCGGGCGCAACTCCTAGCCGCGTGCAAGGACCCGCGGTCCCTGCTCGCCGCCGAACCCATGCGCTGGCACCACGACCTGCGCCCCGAGACGATCCTCATGGAGGAAGTCCCTGACGTCCTCCCGCTGTGGAAGCAGTACGCCGCGATCCTCCGCAGCTGGGGCTACTCCGTGTGGACGGGCATCCTGAACGCCGCGGACTACGGGGTGCCGCAGACCCGCCGGCGGGCCATCCTCATCGCCTCCCGCGTCCGCGACGTCACCGCGCCCACTGCGACGCACGCCCAGTACCCGCAGGGCGCCGACCTGTTCGGCCCGGGGCTGCTGCCGTGGGTGTCCATGGCCGAAGCCCTGGGCTGGACACCCGGACTGATCGTCAACACCCGCGGCGACCGGAAGACCTCTGGCGGCAACGAGTTCCCCGCCGACGAGCCGGCGCAGACCTTGGTGAAGTCCACGCGGTCATGGGTGCTGCGCAATGGGACGCAGCAGAACGCCGCCTTCCGCCCGCTCGACGAACCGGCCGGGACGCTGTTCTTCGGCGCCCGTTGCAACGACGTCTCGTGGGTCCTCCGCAACGGCAACCAGCCCAATGCGGCGACCAGGCGCCCGAATGAGCCTGCGCCGACGATGGCGTTCGGCAACAACTCCGCCCGCGTCGAATGGGTCCAAGACCGCCCCGCGACCACGGTGTGCGCCACAGACCGCATCGCCCCGCCCGGCCACCGCGACCGCTCCGCAGGCGGCGAGTCGCAGTTCGCCAGCCCCGACACCGTCCGCATCACCGCGCAGGAAGCGGCCGTGCTCCAGACCTTTCCCGCGGGCTACCCGTGGCAGGGCACCAAGACCAAGCAGTTCGAGCAGATCGGCAACGCCGTCCCCCCGCTTCTCGCCGCGCACATAGCGGCTGCCGGGCTCGGCTTGGACATCAACCAGCACCTCGCTTCACGCACCCCCGCATGA
- a CDS encoding AAA family ATPase gives MTADLWESDLPADPEVRGIPRDLDAERVVAASVMARPELIDELASGFDPADISDDGYRWVWFAVEELRTGLSQGEIRWHAVDRQLQAWRADGTLPIVPPTGVQLARLYDHAQPGAAAWFANKITKAAIAARIVSLGHDARTRATSPAFDEDRDIAELQAQLDGIVRPESANKTRLLGDLWAGALTAAITPPTNADRIPTGFLDLDSLLCGGWAPGQMVVVGARPAMGKTTVANGFARAAAIDHGICTLFDSLEMSEDELAKTILSAEAKIALHHIKQGIADDAAIARAATITDKILAAPLHIDDDPNLTLSRLRAQVRHLVRTADLRLVIVDYLQLMQAPKAENRQGEVAKLSRGLKLLAKEFGITLIILAQLNRGPEHRQEKKPQVSDLRESGAIEQDADIVLLLHRDDAYDKESPRAGEADFIVGKHRGGPTATITTAFQGHYARFVDMAAT, from the coding sequence GTGACCGCGGACCTGTGGGAGTCCGACCTCCCCGCCGACCCCGAGGTGCGCGGCATCCCCCGTGACCTCGACGCCGAACGAGTCGTCGCCGCGTCCGTCATGGCCCGACCTGAACTCATCGACGAACTGGCCTCAGGGTTCGACCCTGCGGACATCAGCGACGACGGCTACCGGTGGGTGTGGTTTGCCGTCGAGGAACTCCGTACCGGGCTGAGTCAGGGCGAGATCCGGTGGCACGCCGTCGACCGGCAACTCCAAGCGTGGCGCGCGGACGGCACCCTCCCGATCGTCCCGCCCACCGGCGTGCAGCTCGCCCGGCTCTACGACCACGCCCAGCCCGGGGCGGCCGCCTGGTTCGCCAACAAGATCACCAAAGCGGCCATTGCCGCCCGCATCGTCAGCCTCGGCCACGACGCCCGCACCCGAGCCACCAGCCCCGCATTCGACGAAGACCGCGACATCGCGGAACTCCAGGCCCAACTCGACGGCATCGTCCGGCCTGAAAGTGCCAACAAGACCCGGCTCCTCGGTGACCTGTGGGCCGGTGCGCTCACGGCCGCCATCACCCCGCCCACCAACGCCGACCGCATCCCCACCGGGTTCCTCGACCTCGACAGCCTCCTCTGCGGAGGCTGGGCACCCGGACAGATGGTCGTCGTCGGAGCCCGACCCGCAATGGGCAAAACGACGGTGGCCAACGGGTTCGCCCGGGCCGCCGCCATCGACCACGGCATCTGCACCCTCTTCGACAGCCTGGAGATGAGCGAGGACGAACTCGCCAAAACCATCCTGTCCGCCGAAGCAAAGATCGCCCTGCACCACATCAAACAGGGCATCGCCGACGACGCCGCCATCGCCCGCGCCGCGACCATCACCGACAAGATCCTCGCCGCACCGCTCCACATCGACGACGACCCCAACCTCACGCTGTCGCGACTACGGGCACAGGTCCGACACCTCGTGCGCACCGCCGACCTGCGCCTCGTGATCGTCGACTACCTGCAACTCATGCAGGCGCCCAAAGCGGAGAACAGGCAGGGCGAAGTCGCCAAGCTCAGCCGCGGACTCAAGCTCCTCGCCAAGGAATTCGGGATCACCCTGATCATCCTGGCTCAGCTCAACCGCGGCCCCGAACACCGCCAGGAGAAGAAGCCCCAGGTTTCCGACCTGCGTGAGTCCGGGGCCATCGAGCAGGACGCCGACATCGTGCTGCTCCTCCACCGCGACGACGCCTACGACAAGGAATCTCCGCGCGCCGGCGAGGCGGACTTCATCGTCGGCAAGCACAGGGGCGGACCCACCGCGACGATCACCACCGCGTTCCAGGGGCACTATGCCCGATTCGTGGATATGGCAGCTACCTGA
- a CDS encoding recombinase family protein, with protein sequence MALVGLVRVSTDKQNIQRQHDALDPICLKVFEEKISGKLRTEDRPALMSAVEFIRQGDMLCVQEVDRLGRNLLEGLIVLNDLFERGIAVKVLEGIAAGEHTERTFILDLALALAEDRRRDIVKKTKDGLDSARKRGRVGGRKPVMTDVLVAQAVALRDKGFTIRQIQPHLRINEGASKGKNPSVGAISQAIQAHDAAQSTPTG encoded by the coding sequence ATGGCCCTAGTCGGCCTCGTCCGAGTCAGCACGGACAAGCAGAACATCCAGCGGCAACACGACGCGCTCGATCCGATCTGCCTGAAGGTTTTCGAAGAGAAGATCAGCGGCAAGCTGCGCACCGAAGACCGGCCGGCGCTCATGTCCGCCGTCGAGTTCATCCGGCAAGGCGACATGCTCTGCGTCCAGGAGGTCGACCGTCTCGGCCGCAACCTCCTCGAAGGACTGATCGTCCTCAACGACCTCTTCGAGCGCGGCATCGCCGTCAAAGTCCTCGAAGGCATCGCGGCCGGCGAACATACGGAGCGCACCTTCATCCTCGACCTCGCCCTCGCGCTCGCCGAGGACCGGCGCCGCGACATCGTGAAGAAGACCAAGGACGGCCTTGACTCCGCGCGGAAGCGAGGCCGAGTCGGAGGGCGCAAGCCCGTCATGACCGACGTGCTCGTGGCTCAGGCTGTGGCCCTCCGAGACAAGGGCTTCACCATTCGACAGATCCAGCCCCACCTCCGGATCAACGAAGGCGCCAGCAAAGGCAAGAACCCCAGCGTCGGCGCAATCTCCCAGGCGATCCAGGCTCACGACGCAGCGCAGTCGACCCCGACTGGCTGA
- a CDS encoding exonuclease domain-containing protein — protein MSNFEQPIGGGDLAAPWPLGYLASYDCETTGTDVENDRIVTAALVVPGREPRKWLADPGIDIPTDASDIHHVTTAYARKHGQPAALVIDEITQALADELALRSALVVMNAPFDLTLLDRECRRHGLPTLEDLHDGPIAPVIDPLVLDRAADKWRKGKRKLEVLATHYGVKLDDAHTADADAQAALDVALAIGEKYPELAVPGAVLHGWQITWHARWAAGFEEYQRKTKPDTVISRAWPLVPFQAEEATS, from the coding sequence ATGAGCAACTTTGAGCAGCCCATCGGTGGCGGTGACCTCGCCGCCCCGTGGCCCCTCGGGTACCTCGCAAGCTACGACTGCGAGACCACAGGCACCGACGTAGAGAACGACCGGATCGTCACCGCCGCCCTGGTCGTGCCCGGCCGGGAGCCCCGCAAGTGGCTGGCCGACCCCGGGATCGACATCCCCACCGACGCCTCCGACATCCACCACGTCACCACCGCCTACGCCCGCAAACACGGCCAGCCAGCCGCCCTCGTCATCGACGAGATCACCCAAGCCCTCGCTGACGAACTCGCCCTGCGATCCGCGCTCGTCGTGATGAACGCCCCGTTCGACCTGACCCTCCTCGACCGGGAATGTCGCCGCCACGGGCTGCCCACCCTCGAAGACCTCCACGACGGCCCCATCGCCCCGGTCATCGACCCCCTCGTGTTGGACCGGGCGGCGGACAAGTGGCGCAAGGGCAAGCGGAAGCTGGAAGTCCTCGCCACCCACTACGGCGTGAAGCTCGACGACGCCCACACCGCCGACGCCGACGCCCAAGCCGCCCTCGACGTGGCCCTTGCCATCGGCGAGAAGTACCCGGAGCTCGCCGTGCCCGGCGCCGTCCTCCACGGCTGGCAGATCACCTGGCACGCCCGCTGGGCCGCCGGCTTCGAGGAGTACCAGCGCAAGACCAAGCCCGACACGGTCATCAGTCGGGCATGGCCCCTCGTCCCGTTCCAGGCCGAGGAGGCGACGAGCTGA
- a CDS encoding MazG-like family protein, producing the protein MTLTTPDSWPVIARLVAWLDANNGRTPQEITLRLLKLSEETGEVAQAWIGTLGQNPRKGTTHTREDVVDELCDVIVTAMVAMTSITDTPGDAFARKLAQIAELRLGNTDPAAEFAATATP; encoded by the coding sequence ATGACCCTGACCACCCCCGACTCGTGGCCGGTCATCGCCCGGCTTGTCGCCTGGCTCGACGCGAACAACGGCCGTACCCCGCAGGAGATCACCCTGCGTCTGCTGAAACTGTCCGAGGAGACCGGGGAGGTTGCGCAGGCGTGGATCGGCACCCTCGGCCAGAACCCCCGCAAGGGCACCACGCACACCCGCGAGGACGTGGTCGACGAACTGTGCGACGTGATCGTCACAGCCATGGTCGCCATGACGTCGATCACCGACACACCGGGTGACGCGTTCGCCCGGAAGCTCGCGCAGATCGCCGAACTCCGGCTCGGCAACACGGACCCTGCCGCCGAGTTCGCGGCCACCGCCACCCCCTGA